The DNA sequence CCAGCAGAGCCCCGACTTCCACAAAAGGTACCCAGTTCAACGGCGTATGGTACGCGTAGTCGGCCAGCCAGCCCGTGACAACCCAGTAGGCCAGCGGCCAGGCAACCGCATTGGCCAGAAGCATGATCCAGGCGTATTCGCTTAGGAACAGGACAATGATAGCGGGAACCGACGCGCCCAGTACCTTACGAATGCCCACCTCTTTGGTTCGGCGGGCCACACTCAGCGAGACGAGGCCCACCACGCCCAGCACTATGATCAGCAAGGCCAGCCCCGTCGCTACGTAAGCCGCTTTTTCCAGCTGTAGCTCGCTCCGGTACAGCGTTTCAAGCGTCTGGTCCATAAACGCATAATCGAACGGCGCATCCGGAAACAGCGCCCGCCAGCTGTCTTCAAGTTGAGCCATCGTTCTGCGCGCTGACGCGGGGGTTAGCCGGAACGAGAAAAACCGGTAAATGGGCTGGTTCTGTACCTGACCAATGGCCAGCGGCCCAATGGCTTCGTGCAGGGCACCCACGTGAAAGTTTCGCACCACTCCGCGAATGTGATACGTCTGCGGCAAGCTCTGAAACCGCACGGCCTGCCCGATAGCCTCATCGGGTGTTCGATAGCCGAGCGCTTTGGTAGCGGCCTCATTGAGCACCAGGCTGGTTGAATCGTAGCTCCCCTGCCCGTCGTGGAAGAAGCGACCCGCCCGCAGGGGCAGCTCATACGTCCGGGCAAAGTGCTCGTCGGTGGTCATAACCTTCATAGCAACGGCCCGGGTCGAGTCGCGGCCTTCGCGGTACAGGCTGCCGCTATTGCCAATGTTACCGTTGGGAATTTCGAACGATAAACTCGCTGACCGTATGCCCGGCAAACGGGCCAACTGGTCGCGGGCCGCCTGCATACGAAGCACCCCGGCTGGCGTCCAGTTGCGCGGCAGCGAGGATACGGTCAGCACCGCTTCTTTTTTGAAGCCGAGATCGGTGGTAAAGAAATACGTGATCTGGCGGGAAACGACCAGCGCACCCACAAACACGAATATGGCAATGATAAACTGAACCGTCACCAGCCCCCGCCGGAACAGACCCGCCCCCCCGACAGTACCGGCAGATACTTTGCCGCTGCCTTTCAGCGAGTCGATTGATGAGTAGCCCGACAGGTACAGAGCCGGATAGCTACCCGCCAGCAGCCCCACCACCACCACCAGCAACAGTAACCCCACCCCCACCGAGCCGGGAAGGTCGGTGATCGCCGGAACTGGCTTGCCGACTACGTCGCTGAACAGCGGACGGAACAGGCTATACAACGCCACCGACAACCCGGCGGCTACGGTTGTCAGCGCGAGTGCTTCGCATAAAAATTGGGTAGTCAGCTGCTGCCGCAGGCCGCCCAGCGCCTTACGAACACCAATTTCGCGCAGCCGCGACGAGGAACTACCCAGCGCGATATTGACGAAGTTGACAATGGCCATCAGCAAAATAAAGAGCGCAACGGCCGTCAGCGTCACAATCATCTTCCAGACCAGCCCGT is a window from the Spirosoma rigui genome containing:
- a CDS encoding ABC transporter permease, producing the protein MLENYLKIAVRSLLKRKFYSVINIAGLAVGMTFAGLIGSYVWGEFQVNRSLRHAGQQCLVQSRWKQENMGLPITTLAPVGPALRGSYPDLVANFYRYYGINATVSAGNNPFRESIQIGDSTLLGMFGFTLLHGNPRTALTGPNSIVVTAEKALKFFGRTDVLNQTLMVETTGAGKQPFLITGVLRSVAPNSVSQLQAGPTANELFMPVSSVRYFGGEAAMQSWQNQYIVTYVELQPGVTPPDLEKPLARLMAQHTPPELHKNLTAYVTPLTDYYLQSNNGLVWKMIVTLTAVALFILLMAIVNFVNIALGSSSSRLREIGVRKALGGLRQQLTTQFLCEALALTTVAAGLSVALYSLFRPLFSDVVGKPVPAITDLPGSVGVGLLLLVVVVGLLAGSYPALYLSGYSSIDSLKGSGKVSAGTVGGAGLFRRGLVTVQFIIAIFVFVGALVVSRQITYFFTTDLGFKKEAVLTVSSLPRNWTPAGVLRMQAARDQLARLPGIRSASLSFEIPNGNIGNSGSLYREGRDSTRAVAMKVMTTDEHFARTYELPLRAGRFFHDGQGSYDSTSLVLNEAATKALGYRTPDEAIGQAVRFQSLPQTYHIRGVVRNFHVGALHEAIGPLAIGQVQNQPIYRFFSFRLTPASARRTMAQLEDSWRALFPDAPFDYAFMDQTLETLYRSELQLEKAAYVATGLALLIIVLGVVGLVSLSVARRTKEVGIRKVLGASVPAIIVLFLSEYAWIMLLANAVAWPLAYWVVTGWLADYAYHTPLNWVPFVEVGALLALLTGLLVVVQVTKTALTNPVASLRSE